The window AGGTCTTCATTCTGAAAGACCGAGCGCCAGCCCTTGACGAGCGCTTCTTTCAGGTAATCGTAACGCAGCCCGTCGCCCGCATTGGATTCGCCCTGGTACCAGATCGCCCCGCGAACGCTTAGCGGTGTGAGCCCCGCAACCATCCCGTTGTAGATTTGCGTCGCGCCGCCTTTGTATTTGCCTTGCTTCAGATCGGCGACGTAGTCTGCCAGCTGCGGTACCTGTTCGAAACCGACTGGCGGTGTGAACGGCTCGATACGTTGACCGCCCCAGTTCGTGCCGATCAGCCCGATCGGAATACCCAGTTCCTTGTTAAGTGCACGGCCGAAGAAGTAGCCGACAGCGCTGAATCCGCTGATCGTATCGGGCGAGCAGACTAGCCAGTCCGCTTCCTGTGCGTCCTGTTGCGGTTCGTTCTGCGTAACATGTTTGGGCACGTTGAAGAAACGAATGGTCGGGTGGTCGGCTGCGGCGATCTCCTGCTGCCCGTTGGCTGCCTGGTTAACCGCCCATTCCATGTTGGACTGGCCTGAGCAAATCCAGACCTCGCCGAGTAGGATGTCCTTGAACTCGATCTTCTCCTCGCCGCTCACGACTTGGAGCTCGAGTGTCTTGCCTTCGGCCTTTCGCGCCGGGAGTGCGACGAACCACTTGCCATCCTCGCCAGCTCGGAGCGATGATGTGGCCGCTGTTTTCAGATCGCTTAAACTTACCACGACTTTTGCCCCCGGCTCCGCCCAGCCCCACACGCGGATGGGCATCTCCTGTTGGAGCACCATGTGGTCACCGAATACGTTGGCGACTCTTAGCTCGGCGTTGGCCGTCGGGGCGAGTAGTAGTAGCAAGATGAAGGTGAGCGAGCGTCGCAGGTTCATTGTTCTCTCCGTTTGATGCATATTGATTCTTGGCCCGTATTTCCCAATCGAGTGGCGGCCGGAACCGCTTCAAGTGTTCACTGGCCCGATGGTAACATTTTTCGCTTGCGGTGAAAAACGCCGCC is drawn from Pirellulaceae bacterium and contains these coding sequences:
- a CDS encoding sialate O-acetylesterase; this translates as MNLRRSLTFILLLLLAPTANAELRVANVFGDHMVLQQEMPIRVWGWAEPGAKVVVSLSDLKTAATSSLRAGEDGKWFVALPARKAEGKTLELQVVSGEEKIEFKDILLGEVWICSGQSNMEWAVNQAANGQQEIAAADHPTIRFFNVPKHVTQNEPQQDAQEADWLVCSPDTISGFSAVGYFFGRALNKELGIPIGLIGTNWGGQRIEPFTPPVGFEQVPQLADYVADLKQGKYKGGATQIYNGMVAGLTPLSVRGAIWYQGESNAGDGLRYDYLKEALVKGWRSVFQNEDLSFYWVQLADFGSDHTGQPAGGGWGPIREGQRRALRVPNTGMAVIVDIGAEKDIHPRNKQDVGHRLSLWALANNYHKNIVPSGPLYAAHKIEGNKARITFDHVGSGLLVADKGGEYYLDPVSETPDAEIAEFSVQDKDGNWHRAKATIDGETVVVWSDEVAEPQNVRYAYDSNPRVNLYNKEGLPASPFTTVD